The Diospyros lotus cultivar Yz01 chromosome 11, ASM1463336v1, whole genome shotgun sequence region GGATTTAGCCACCATCATTATTTTCATCTCATGGCGCCAAGTGTCACTTGGGATTTTGGCCGCCATTATTACTTCCACAAAATTTCATTTCCAAGAATTACATATGCATCCCGAGACCCTTAAATTTTCGAAAgatgtttcatttttttaacGGCAATAGCTTACAAAATTTCTGGGTATTATAGATCTCCTCCTCAAAGATCTTGAAGTTGAGGTAATGGTAAGAACACTTTCTTTGCCCTATCTTTTCATTTGGGTTTGAGTTGACTTCAACATGTTAAGTTGCTCTGGGAGCGTGGTTTGgattttattcatattaaaGTTCATGATAAATTCGGAGAATGACTTAGGGAGCAATTACAGGATTAAATCAATCTAAAGATCCACATCCATGTTGAAATATAGTGCATCCAACTGATTAATTGAATCAATTATGGTCAACACATGATCTCCAACATCTGTGCCCTCCAACATCCGAGCCTAGAACAACTGCTTTGATATCTCATACCTAGCGGTCCTACTCTATGCCCCATATATGCTCATCTACCTCTGAAGCTTATTGTTCATGGAGGCAAGTATGATGTTCCTTGCCCTAAATTCATGGTCATGCATCTCCTCAAAAATCACATGCTTTTCCTCACTGGACCCCTCGAGAAGTTCCATAGGAATAGATTGATCCAAGACATACGTTATCTTCTccattaaaataagttttaaatttctGAGCTAGTCATTAAAATTTGGTcctgtcaaaatatttttgtctagAATGTGAGAAAgatgttgagttctaacctagtcaagaggggggggggtgaattgacaccttttaaaaactctaatgcaaaacttatgcacaaatatatatgagaaaataaatttaatacaaactaaaattgtagttgagagtacgagAGCACCTAAATATTatatggataatatgatatccaccagctgtgctagtatgtgctttggtccaatatactcttcaaattacaacttggtgaaaacaagtgatttgaatgcacactattacaagtctttaaataaaccaaatggaatattgaatgagtataaagaatgatcaattaaagcaaatcaggatataatcaaaataaccaccAAGAACGTAGGCTTTAGGATTCAGCCATTTTATAGCACaagaccaaaaacaaacaaatataatcaagcaagaataagtaagagtgaagagaagaagaacataacgatgtatagtggttcggcctttatggcttacatccactacctaaggatttccttaggattttcaaccaaatccactacatgaaacttttgttacaaccattgaagccttcacttggcttcaccaccaccaaactacttctggagtctcacactcactagtttggattttgcacgctctttacaagatataAGAATAGAGTGATTGAGAAATAAGGTTCtctcaaaataatacaatgaagcgtagagaactctcttagttttctctcaagaagatagaggaataGAAAGATTTAGAGAGAATAATAGgccttccaaaagttgttccaaagccttcaagagacccttttatatagtgttagagtaggctttccttgatcGATCTCaaccctccatgtgtcaagtcttcaagccaatctcatcCTTTCGTATTGAATtattgatttaccttccattatcaactaacttgattgatcttcaagacctttgacttttgttgatccccaatcagccttgaatgagcaaatcaactctagtaatgcatggctgattttaaggattaaaatatcatcaaaatctttcataattcttgtaaaatcatccataaattagaaatgatcaattctgacttctagttgatcttcaaacacCTTTGATTGAGCAATTgaccccttagcttccataataAGAATAGccgatttgaaatttgaatttaaatctccaaatggtgtaaaatgcagccaaatattctcaaataatgagtcaaatttgtccaacaatgaaaatatcaattataacttcaaaagcccttaattgatcaagtttccatactaaaaatgttgacaagtagagaatcaatttgtgtagctgaatatatgcaagatatccttagaatgttctcccataatgaagatatcaattagccataatgagtaggatacttgatttcatgatttgagtctccatatccttttaatgagagagaatcagcaataaaggaaagtaatatctatcaaggtttaactttcaaaccttaatttactccattaatgttgaacaataaggatgaatctttaacttctacatttgaatgcaattcaaaaaaattcttccatatttaactgagtagAGGAGCTTttaggaacctttaaatttactccatgattctcttaccatatctagaccaatgagatgatgtagccttgatgagtgtgctccacgtggctgccatgtcatcaaaatgccacattaacaatgccatgttgcgaagttacatatatggcaactccatatagtggactactccaatctcctcaaaaacttccatatagatattttgaacttcccatatatgaacaaggattccacatatatatcttctagactttccattccaagaagaactttccatacatagctcaaatactcaaatttctagaaagctctctaaaaacttctttccatatataatgaactctctatatcaatataagaagtttccatatataacctgtgttatgaaatcactagagaacagttttgtaagccttatgaaggcttcatgctttgttagtacataaaatataagtgtacattcacattcacacatgccaattatcaatcatcaaaatctacactcaacaatctCCCATTTTTTGATGATTGCAAAAACGTGAAAGAAGCTATacttaaatgatttaacaaaaatatgatttccCCTTAAGCTTGCTCTTgctcccccttaatttagtcTCCCTCTTATCCTTTTAAAACACTATTTAGCTACATAttttttctccccctttttagTTATCTATCAAAAAAtacatgagaaagaaaaaaaatacaattagggAATAGGAATCATCCCAAATGAGtttcgaagaaaaagaaaattttcatttgaaagaggcttagtaaaaatatcagcaagttgattcttggtatccacatatttaatcacaatatCACCTTGTAACACATGCTCTCCAATAAAATGATGTCTAACTTCTATGTGCTTAGCTTTGCTATGATATACTGGATTCTTAGATAAATTGATAGCACTTGTGTTATCACAATAAATGGAAATATTCTTGAACTCTAAACCAAAATCCTCTAATTGTTGTTTAATCCAAAGCAATTGTGAAGTGCAACTACTTATGGCCATATACTCAGCTTCAGTAGTGGAGAGTGCTACACTTGTTTGTTTCTTAGAAAACCATGAAATGAGCTTATTTCCTAAAAATTGACAAGTGCCCGTAGTACTTTTTCTATCCAATCTACAACCAGCATAATCCGAGTTACTATAAGCATATAGATCAAATAAAGAACTCTTATCATACCAAAGACCAAGAGTAGAAGCAtcttttaagtatctaaaaatcCGTTTTACCGCAATTAAGTGTGATTATCTAGGATtagattgaaatctagcacacAAGCACACAACATGCATAATATTGGGTCTACATGCAGTAAGATATAACAATGAGCCAATCATAGATCTATATAGCTTTTGATTTACTTCATTACCATCTATGTCACTATCAAGCTTTGTATTTGCAGCCATGGGGATAATACAAGGTTTAGCTAAATCCATGCCAAATCTAAATAGCAAATCTTTAGTATATTTAGCTTGACTAATGTGAATGCCATTctcactttgttttatttgcaaacCTAAAAATAATGTTAGTtcacccatcatgctcatttggAATTCACCACTCATACAATTAGTAAAATCTTTACATAAAGAATCATTAgttgatccaaaaataatatcatccacatacacttgTACAATAAGCAAATCATCATTTTTATGCTTCACAAACAAAGTACTATCAATTTTCCCACgattaaaatcattttcaagCAAGAACTTTGATAAACAATCATACCacgctctaggagcttgttttaagccataaagagatttaaaaAGCTTGTAAACGTGATTTGGgaacttttgattttcaaaactaGGGGGTTGTTTCACATAAACATCTTCTTGAATAaagccatttaaaaatgcactcttaacatccatttgatacaATTTAAAACCTTTAAAGCATGCAAATGCCATTAACAACCTAATAGCTTCTATTCTAGCTATTGGTGCAAATGACTCATCATAATCtactccttcttcttgactaaaTCCTTGAGCCACTAATCTAGCCTTATTCCTAaccacttttccattttcatccattttatttttgaaaacccattttgtaccaataatagaatgattttCAGGTTTAGGAACTAAACTCCacactttgtttctttcaaactcatttaaatCTTCTTGCATTGCTATTACCAAATCGGGTGCTTTTAGTGCATCATTAATACACTTAGGctcaatttcacaaatcaaagCAAGAGAACTAAAAGGATGCACACCATGAGATGATCTAGTTCTAACACCATGAGAAATGTCacctattattaattctttaggATACCgatgcttatttttaatttgataccaaTTTTGCTTATGTGAAGGACctattaattcattattttctttcgatTCTAAGTGAGTCTCACTTTCCAATTTATCTACTTCTATATATGAATCCATTCTATTAGGTGTAGATTTCTTTAAACTAGACTCTATTTGTGGTTCAAAAActacatcttcatcttcttcaatattaGAACTCTTAGCTAGTGCTTCatcaaattttacatgaatggACTCTTCTATCGTTTTTGTCCTAGAGTTATAAACTCTATATGCTCTACTAGTAGAAGAAAAACCAACCAAAGAACCTACATCAGATTTAGCATCAAACttgtcaaaattatatttagtgttTAAAATGTAACATTTACACCCAAATGGTCTAAGATAATCTACTTTAGGTGTCTGACCATGCCAAAGTTCATATGGTGTCTTATTTAGCCCTTTTCTAATAGACATCCTATTTAACACATAACCTGCATGATTAattgcttcagcccaaaatgacTTAGGTAAACCACTTTCAATTAACATAGTTCTACAATTTCTTGTAAtgacctattttttctttcaactactccattttgttatgGAGACCTAGGtgcagaaaaattatgagaaataccaAATTTATCGCATAACTCACCAAAACCAAAGTTATCAAACTCACCACCATGATCGCTCCTAATCTTAATTACACATgcattttgttgattttgaagTTTTTTAATTAGACTATCAAAAACATGCAATGCCTCACTTTTATGAGAGATAAACAAGCACCAagtaaaatgagaaaattcatccacaatcacaaatgcatatgatttaccacctaaacttTTAACCCTACTAGGACCAAAcaaatctaaatgaagtaattcTAATGGCTTAGTTGTCGTAACATCTTGTTTGGATTTAAATGACTCTCTAACTTGTTTTCCTCTAATGCATGCATCACACATATGTAggtcattcaaattcaatttaggcACTCCTctaatcagatttttctttattaatttagaaaGAGTAGATGTGCTAATGTGACCTAATCTTCTATGCCATAGATCCATAGAGTTATCATTCACAAGACAAGTAGCATCATTAACACATAAAGAATTTAGATTTAGCACATAAATGTTTCCTTCTCTAATACCTTTTAAAACAATCTTATTCAAAGAATATTTAATCAAGCACTCATTACCTTCAAACGCAACCATGTAACctttgtcaattaattgacttatgctaagcAACTTGTAAGATAAACCACTCACAAATAAGACATCTTCAAACATGAGTTTAGAAGGattttccacatttccaatGCCTACAATTTTCTCTTTTGAGCCATCGCCAAAAGTGACATTACCCCCATGCTTTTTAGCTTTAAGAGACGAAAATAAGGTGGCATCTCTAGTCATATGCCTTGAACATCTGCTGTCCAAGAACCATTGGCTTGAAGTGCCTTTGGCCTTCAAGCACACCTATTAAGCAAATCAAGGAACCTTAGGTACCCAAACTTTGGGTCCTTGGGGGTTAGAGAACATGAAATCATAGCCATACGTATCAAAGATATGTTCCTTAGCTTTTTGATCATTTAAACCCTTAGGAATCCAAAAACTCCTAGTTCTAACCACTTTATTATTTCTAATTCTAGCTAGTTTTGCATATTTAGCTCTAGGGAGATATTTTGCTCCTTTAATGACTCTAGCATGATGCATACCACTAGAATGAGTAAGATGAGTGGAAGAACcagatttttggattttctcttttagtttACTAGGGTCAAAACCAAGACCAACCTTTTCAAAATATGGTTTTTGAGATGCAAGCAAGGAATCCAATTTACTGGAACTCaaagagaattttaaaaatgatttttctaagtgttcattcttttcttttaaacatgcTATTTCATTTAGTAACTCAGAATGATCACATACAATGCATTCATGCTCCCTAAGACTAGCAATAGTGTCATGCAATTCATTTATAGTATCTTTTAATGCACACactccatttggtttattttctaccattttcctaattttagaatttaactcatctatttcttccatgtactcttcctctttcttttctaatctaccattttctctcttaagctccttgatttctctaatagccattttatgttttttaaacagAAAATCAAACTCTTCTAATAATGCATCCATTTCAGAAGTGTTTACCTTCTCATCTGTGGAAGATGAGTTCTTTTCTCCTTTGGCCATCAAACAAAAGtttgccttttcttcttcttcattgcttGAAGATGATTCAGATTCACTAGAATGATCCCAAGTTGCTTTGAAtgcttttctatctttcttctcttcctttctccttcctttggaTCTACCCTTCTTTGATTTGGGACATTCGGACTTGTAGTTCATCTAGTGACAACTTCTTGGTATCCTTAgcccactacaagaaaattggtCTTTTGTGATGACCTTAGGTGGTcacaaaaagatagaatttcATCATTGAATCTTTTCAGTGATGATCAAGTATTCGTCATGGACTCGTCACCGTAGGTCCCCCGCCGATTATCTTTAGTGACGAAATAATCATTTCATCACGGTAAATGCATTATTGGTGACGAAAAAACTTGTCGCCTAACTCATCACCTAAGATCATTGTCTCTTCTTATCTAGTCACCAAAAATACTTTTTAGTGATGAATTATTTCATCACTATTAGCATAAAAATTTCCATCACCAAAACATATTTATGACGATCATTaattctcacattttttttttatctcatcaccgAAACTGCCTCGCGACATTGTCTCCTcaccaaaaatcaaaattgttcgttatgagaaaatttttgtGACAAAACACTTAGTCACCAAAAGGTACGTGTGATAAAGTGAAGTCCtcatagaaaatattttgtgatggTTGGTAAAATACTTGTGATTTACATATCAAGAGACTTAGATATCACCAAAAAGTTTCTGTGATGAAAGCATCTCATTGCAAAAATTCTTTTACTATAATacaatatcatcatcaaaaacTTTTGACGGCGAGAGTCTATCAACCTGTCACTAA contains the following coding sequences:
- the LOC127812740 gene encoding uncharacterized protein LOC127812740, which translates into the protein MNYKSECPKSKKGRSKGRRKEEKKDRKAFKATWDHSSESESSSSNEEEEKANFCLMAKGEKNSSSTDEKVCLKAKGTSSQWFLDSRCSRHMTRDATLFSSLKAKKHGGNVTFGDGSKEKIVGIGNVENPSKLMFEDVLFVSGLSYKLLSISQLIDKGYMVAFEGSAGGSKGKKIAED